Proteins encoded by one window of Orbaceae bacterium BiB:
- the ribB gene encoding 3,4-dihydroxy-2-butanone-4-phosphate synthase — MNQQSENPQLAVHNTFNLTEFGSPIERVENALKALQAGKGVLVLDDEDRENEGDVIWAAEQITPEQMAITIRYGSGIVCLCMPKSYCDRLQLPMMVPHNTSKNNTAFTISIEAAQGVSTGVSAADRVTTVKAAVADNAKPSDLNHPGHIFPLVAKDDGVLARRGHTEASVDLVKLAGFKPAAVICELTNDDGTMSRATEVVAFAKKFKFPVVTIEDIVQYRQR; from the coding sequence ATGAATCAGCAATCAGAAAACCCACAATTAGCAGTACATAATACTTTTAACTTAACAGAATTTGGTTCACCTATTGAACGCGTAGAGAATGCACTCAAAGCATTACAAGCGGGTAAAGGTGTATTAGTTCTAGATGATGAAGATCGTGAAAATGAAGGTGATGTCATTTGGGCTGCGGAACAAATTACGCCAGAACAGATGGCGATAACGATTCGTTATGGCAGTGGAATTGTCTGTCTATGTATGCCAAAATCTTATTGTGATCGTTTACAATTACCAATGATGGTACCACACAACACGAGTAAAAATAATACTGCATTTACCATTAGTATTGAAGCTGCACAAGGTGTCTCAACAGGGGTTTCTGCTGCTGACCGTGTTACTACGGTTAAGGCTGCTGTTGCTGACAATGCTAAACCTTCTGATTTAAATCATCCTGGTCATATTTTTCCACTTGTTGCTAAAGATGATGGAGTTTTGGCTCGTCGTGGTCATACTGAAGCTTCAGTTGATTTAGTTAAACTTGCAGGATTTAAGCCCGCTGCTGTTATTTGTGAGTTAACCAATGATGATGGAACGATGTCTAGAGCAACTGAAGTTGTAGCATTTGCGAAAAAATTCAAATTTCCAGTTGTGACTATTGAAGATATTGTGCAATATCGTCAACGTTAA
- the ruvX gene encoding Holliday junction resolvase RuvX → MATVIAFDFGTSSIGAAIGQDITKTARPLCAFKAKNGSPNWQDIEQKLKEWQPDYLVVGLPLNMDGTEQELTLRAKKFANRLHGRFGYQVKLQDERLSTVEARANLFESGGYRALNKGKVDASSAVIILESWFDHLAD, encoded by the coding sequence ATGGCTACTGTAATCGCATTTGATTTTGGTACTAGCAGTATTGGTGCAGCAATAGGTCAAGATATAACAAAAACAGCTCGGCCACTTTGTGCTTTTAAAGCAAAAAATGGCAGTCCGAATTGGCAAGATATTGAACAAAAACTAAAAGAGTGGCAGCCTGACTATTTAGTTGTTGGTCTTCCGCTTAATATGGATGGAACCGAACAGGAACTAACGTTACGAGCAAAAAAATTTGCGAATCGTCTCCATGGTCGTTTTGGTTATCAAGTTAAATTACAAGATGAACGTCTATCCACTGTGGAAGCAAGAGCGAATCTGTTTGAATCAGGTGGTTATCGAGCTTTAAATAAAGGTAAAGTGGACGCAAGTTCTGCTGTGATTATTTTAGAGAGCTGGTTTGATCATTTAGCTGATTAA
- a CDS encoding YqgE/AlgH family protein → MNLKNHFIIAMPGLNDPLFSRSVVYICEHNRDGAMGIIINKPITDLTIQTVLSRLDITPYKACAELEQPVFIGGPLAEEQGFILHSPQKGFSSSIEISNDLMITTSLDVLKSIGSPEQPRELFLSLGYASWGNMQLEQEIAQNDWLVADVKTDIIFEHPIDNRWHLAAQSIGVNIDTISTQMGKA, encoded by the coding sequence ATGAACTTAAAAAACCATTTTATTATCGCCATGCCAGGGCTAAACGATCCACTGTTTAGCCGTTCAGTGGTCTATATTTGTGAGCATAATCGGGATGGTGCAATGGGTATCATCATTAACAAGCCGATTACTGACTTAACCATTCAAACCGTATTATCTAGATTAGATATTACACCTTATAAAGCTTGTGCTGAGTTAGAACAACCCGTATTTATTGGTGGCCCATTAGCCGAAGAGCAAGGCTTTATTCTGCATAGCCCACAAAAAGGATTTTCATCCAGTATTGAAATATCTAACGATTTGATGATTACTACATCCTTAGATGTTCTAAAATCAATTGGTTCACCTGAGCAACCAAGAGAGCTATTTCTATCATTAGGTTATGCAAGTTGGGGAAATATGCAACTTGAGCAAGAAATAGCGCAGAATGATTGGCTGGTCGCAGATGTAAAAACAGATATTATCTTTGAACACCCGATTGATAATAGATGGCATCTTGCAGCCCAATCGATTGGGGTCAATATTGATACAATTTCAACTCAAATGGGTAAAGCATAA
- a CDS encoding GNAT family N-acetyltransferase, translating into MIREYQPADLDSIMTIWLQGNEQAHDFIPAEFFRTNYELVKSIMPASEIYVQDLDGVKGFIGLMDNYIAGLFVATQYRHQGIGQALLQKAKQQYNELFVNVYKQNESAIAFYLSQGFVVISEGINEETNQPELLMQCKVNHTVKIGKCAL; encoded by the coding sequence ATGATTCGAGAATATCAACCTGCTGATTTAGATAGCATAATGACAATATGGCTACAAGGGAATGAACAAGCACATGACTTTATTCCGGCAGAGTTTTTTCGTACTAATTATGAATTAGTCAAATCGATTATGCCAGCTTCAGAGATTTATGTTCAAGATCTTGATGGTGTAAAAGGATTCATCGGCTTAATGGATAACTATATTGCTGGACTATTCGTTGCAACACAATATCGTCATCAAGGGATCGGACAAGCCCTGCTACAAAAAGCTAAACAACAATATAATGAGCTGTTTGTTAATGTCTATAAACAAAATGAATCAGCAATTGCATTTTATTTATCACAAGGATTTGTTGTAATATCTGAAGGTATTAATGAAGAGACTAATCAACCAGAACTCTTAATGCAGTGTAAAGTTAACCATACCGTCAAAATTGGTAAATGTGCTTTATAA
- the gshB gene encoding glutathione synthase, whose amino-acid sequence MIKLGIVMDPIAQINLKKDTSFAMLQEAQKRGYQLYYMEMKDLFLSAGEAYATTRQLTVYDDKQHWFDLASEQAIALSELDVILMRKDPPFDTEFIYTTYILERAENAGVLVVNKPQSLRDCNEKLYTAWFSEFTPETIVTRQTKLLKDFHQEHQDIILKPLDGMGGASIFRIKQDDPNISVIIETLTHHNSQYCMAQTYLPAIKDGDKRVLVVDGKPIPYCLARIPQKGETRGNLAAGGRGEVRALSESDWEIANAIGPSLKAKGLLFVGLDIIGDKLTEINVTSPTCVREIEAAVADLSITGLLMDAIEARLK is encoded by the coding sequence ATGATTAAGCTCGGTATTGTTATGGATCCCATTGCACAAATTAATCTAAAAAAAGACACAAGTTTTGCCATGTTACAAGAGGCACAAAAACGTGGCTATCAACTCTATTATATGGAGATGAAGGATCTTTTTTTAAGTGCAGGTGAAGCTTATGCGACAACTCGTCAATTAACTGTTTATGACGATAAACAACATTGGTTTGATTTAGCTTCAGAGCAAGCGATTGCGTTGAGTGAATTAGACGTTATTTTAATGCGTAAAGATCCACCGTTTGACACTGAATTTATTTATACAACTTATATTTTAGAACGAGCAGAAAATGCTGGCGTGTTAGTAGTAAATAAACCACAGAGCTTGCGTGATTGTAACGAAAAACTTTATACAGCCTGGTTTTCTGAATTTACGCCAGAAACAATTGTTACACGTCAAACTAAGTTACTTAAAGATTTTCATCAAGAACATCAAGATATTATATTAAAACCACTGGATGGTATGGGTGGAGCATCAATTTTTAGAATAAAACAAGATGATCCTAATATTTCAGTTATCATCGAAACATTAACACATCACAATAGCCAATATTGTATGGCTCAGACATACTTACCGGCCATTAAAGATGGTGATAAACGTGTATTAGTCGTTGATGGAAAGCCAATTCCATATTGTTTAGCACGAATTCCACAGAAAGGTGAAACACGCGGTAATTTGGCTGCAGGTGGACGAGGTGAAGTCAGAGCTCTGTCTGAAAGCGATTGGGAAATAGCGAATGCCATTGGACCTTCATTGAAGGCTAAAGGACTATTATTTGTAGGGTTAGATATTATCGGTGATAAATTGACTGAAATTAATGTGACTAGCCCAACTTGTGTTCGTGAAATTGAAGCAGCTGTCGCTGACCTCTCAATTACGGGTCTACTAATGGATGCCATTGAAGCTCGTTTAAAATAA
- the rsmE gene encoding 16S rRNA (uracil(1498)-N(3))-methyltransferase, translated as MVRIFQPTAILPNCVIELDDNAFNHIVRVLRMKEGESIILFDGSNKITPAVIQQINKKNLLVQTADSVIDNRESPLNIHLGQVLSRGEKMEFTIQKSVELGVNKITPLLSERCGVKLDPERLAKKLQQWQKIAESACEQCGRNIVPMINPVQKLPNWCASLEDYTKLTLHPRAQSGINTLTLPNTNVALLIGPEGGLTEAEIDMTVKNQFVEILLGPRILRTETVALTAITALQVKFGDLG; from the coding sequence ATGGTCCGGATTTTTCAACCTACAGCTATTTTACCTAATTGTGTTATTGAACTTGATGATAACGCTTTTAATCATATCGTTCGAGTATTAAGAATGAAAGAAGGTGAATCAATTATTTTATTTGATGGCTCAAATAAAATTACGCCAGCAGTCATTCAACAAATTAATAAAAAAAATCTTTTAGTGCAAACGGCTGATAGTGTTATTGATAACCGAGAATCACCACTTAATATTCATTTAGGTCAAGTTTTATCCCGTGGTGAAAAAATGGAATTTACCATCCAAAAATCGGTCGAACTCGGTGTTAATAAGATTACCCCCTTATTATCAGAACGTTGTGGAGTAAAATTAGATCCCGAACGGCTTGCTAAAAAATTACAACAGTGGCAAAAAATTGCAGAATCAGCTTGTGAACAGTGCGGGCGAAATATTGTACCAATGATCAATCCAGTACAAAAACTACCTAATTGGTGTGCAAGCTTAGAAGACTATACAAAATTAACCTTACATCCTCGTGCTCAATCTGGTATTAATACTTTAACCCTACCAAATACGAATGTTGCATTACTTATCGGTCCAGAAGGTGGTTTAACAGAAGCAGAAATTGATATGACAGTTAAAAACCAATTTGTTGAAATATTATTAGGACCACGCATACTGAGAACCGAAACAGTAGCTTTAACTGCGATTACCGCTTTACAGGTGAAATTTGGTGATCTTGGATAA
- the folB gene encoding dihydroneopterin aldolase, translating to MIKDSVIIEGLSMTTTIGVYDWEKTIKQKLVIDIEMAWDNKQAGLTDDVNFCLDYAKVSQTITAYVQNNQFGLIERVAEEVAQLIINDFLVTKVKIKVSKPSAIATAQNVAVIIERYK from the coding sequence ATGATTAAAGATAGCGTGATTATTGAAGGTCTTAGCATGACAACCACCATTGGCGTTTATGATTGGGAGAAAACCATTAAACAAAAATTGGTGATTGATATTGAGATGGCATGGGATAATAAGCAAGCAGGTTTAACGGATGATGTTAATTTCTGTTTGGATTACGCAAAAGTTTCTCAAACAATTACAGCTTATGTACAAAATAATCAATTTGGATTGATTGAACGTGTTGCGGAAGAAGTGGCGCAATTAATTATTAATGATTTTTTGGTCACTAAAGTAAAGATTAAAGTGAGTAAACCAAGCGCGATTGCAACAGCACAAAATGTTGCGGTCATTATTGAACGTTATAAATAG
- a CDS encoding MBL fold metallo-hydrolase codes for MMTHHNKYYDKTKKHHTIKGFCNSEPTSIGYRDLLRWKRERKIIPPQGGYQQFKANWYQKANFAVEGDAIWWLGHATALIKIKHKTILTDPVFSERVSPVSFTGPKRRTPCACSIDELPHIDIIVISHNHYDHLDHASIRQLIKRFPSVTILVPLGLKAKLLHWGAQQVFELDWWQDITIDEVVLSAVPAKHWSRRTISDTNRTLWCGWIIEYNQRCIYFVGDTGYSSEFSEIKVNFPHIDIALIPIGSYAPRWFMANQHIDPQQALQLFHDVGCKRAIAIHWGAFELADDPLDEPPRLLRQLVEHDQITNMDFLVIKIGNYVQIVP; via the coding sequence ATGATGACTCATCATAATAAATATTACGATAAAACAAAAAAGCATCATACTATTAAAGGCTTTTGTAATAGTGAGCCAACTTCTATCGGTTATCGTGATCTGTTACGGTGGAAAAGAGAACGTAAAATTATTCCACCCCAAGGTGGTTATCAGCAGTTTAAAGCCAATTGGTATCAAAAAGCTAATTTTGCCGTTGAGGGTGATGCTATTTGGTGGTTAGGTCACGCGACAGCACTGATCAAAATAAAACATAAAACTATTCTTACCGATCCTGTCTTTTCTGAACGGGTCTCTCCCGTTAGTTTTACTGGTCCAAAACGACGAACACCTTGTGCTTGTTCAATTGATGAACTTCCTCATATTGATATTATTGTTATCTCTCATAATCATTATGATCATTTAGATCATGCAAGTATTCGTCAATTAATTAAACGTTTTCCATCTGTTACGATATTAGTACCTTTAGGATTAAAAGCAAAATTATTGCACTGGGGAGCTCAGCAAGTTTTTGAACTCGATTGGTGGCAGGATATTACTATTGACGAGGTCGTTTTGTCGGCTGTTCCAGCTAAACATTGGAGCCGTAGGACAATAAGTGATACCAATCGTACCTTATGGTGTGGTTGGATTATTGAATATAATCAGCGTTGTATCTATTTTGTTGGCGATACAGGCTATTCATCTGAATTTAGTGAGATTAAAGTCAATTTCCCACATATTGATATTGCTTTAATTCCAATTGGTAGTTATGCTCCTCGATGGTTTATGGCTAACCAGCATATTGATCCTCAACAAGCTTTACAGCTTTTTCATGATGTAGGTTGTAAACGAGCTATTGCTATTCATTGGGGCGCATTTGAACTTGCTGATGATCCTTTAGATGAACCACCTAGATTATTGCGGCAACTAGTTGAACATGATCAAATAACGAACATGGATTTTTTAGTTATTAAAATTGGGAATTATGTTCAGATAGTGCCTTAG
- a CDS encoding EamA family transporter produces MSAWLIYALLSAITAAGVAILGKIGLQSLDANTATAIRSVVMAIFLVGVVVVQGKLHLVQTIIQDKKAIFIIALSGVAGALSWLFYFMAIKVGKVSQVAPIDKLSVVFAVVFAAILFGEKISLWGGVGVALIAVGAILVALN; encoded by the coding sequence ATGAGCGCGTGGTTAATTTATGCGTTACTATCAGCTATTACCGCTGCTGGTGTCGCTATTTTGGGTAAAATAGGTTTACAATCTTTAGATGCCAATACGGCAACAGCGATTCGCTCAGTCGTGATGGCGATATTTTTAGTGGGTGTTGTCGTTGTTCAAGGTAAATTGCATTTAGTACAAACAATTATTCAAGACAAAAAAGCCATTTTTATTATTGCATTAAGTGGAGTTGCCGGTGCTTTATCCTGGTTATTTTACTTTATGGCGATCAAAGTGGGTAAAGTGTCTCAAGTTGCACCGATTGATAAATTGAGTGTCGTTTTTGCTGTGGTTTTTGCAGCCATTTTGTTCGGTGAAAAAATATCGCTGTGGGGTGGGGTTGGTGTAGCGCTAATTGCTGTTGGGGCAATATTAGTTGCTTTAAATTAA